Proteins encoded together in one Hymenobacter monticola window:
- a CDS encoding peptidoglycan DD-metalloendopeptidase family protein, producing the protein MLSSLLLRHQATFGPVLPVDLNGPHVARLDFTAHNPRLASADLRDTAAFEQLVEAELALQNASIGIGGYLENRVIYRRSPHFGLIAADEPRSLHLGVDVWLPAGTPVLAPLPATVHSLADNDNFGDYGPTVILQHELEGTVFYSLYGHLSRAEWRVLRTGQAIAQGEAFATVGPFPENGDWPPHLHFQLMADLRGHVGDFPGVARPSERETWAALCPDPNLVLQCRYV; encoded by the coding sequence GTGCTTTCCTCCCTCCTGCTGCGTCATCAGGCCACCTTCGGTCCCGTCCTGCCCGTCGACCTCAACGGCCCCCACGTGGCCCGCCTCGACTTCACCGCCCACAACCCGCGCCTGGCTTCCGCCGACCTGCGCGACACCGCCGCTTTCGAGCAGTTGGTCGAAGCCGAGCTGGCCCTGCAAAACGCCAGCATTGGCATTGGCGGCTACCTCGAAAACCGCGTCATCTACCGCCGCAGCCCCCATTTCGGCCTCATCGCCGCCGACGAGCCCCGCTCCCTGCACCTGGGCGTGGACGTGTGGCTGCCCGCCGGCACGCCCGTGCTGGCGCCCCTGCCCGCCACCGTGCACAGCCTGGCCGATAACGACAACTTCGGCGACTACGGCCCCACCGTCATCCTGCAGCACGAACTGGAAGGAACCGTTTTCTACAGCCTCTACGGTCACCTGAGCCGCGCCGAGTGGCGGGTGTTGCGCACGGGTCAGGCCATCGCCCAAGGCGAAGCCTTCGCCACCGTGGGCCCCTTCCCCGAAAACGGCGACTGGCCACCTCACCTTCACTTTCAGCTCATGGCCGACCTGCGGGGCCACGTGGGTGACTTCCCCGGCGTGGCCCGCCCCAGCGAGCGGGAAACGTGGGCAGCCCTGTGCCCCGACCCAAATCTGGTGCTGCAGTGCCGGTATGTCTAA